Genomic DNA from Acetilactobacillus jinshanensis:
GACGGGATGCAAAATCATTTGATGCTGCAGATCGTTAAAGATGGGAATCTGCTGAAGATGAAAAATTGGCTTAATGACGTTGCTGAATTTATCCAGATGCCGAGTTAGGATCAGAAAATCGGAATAACGGTACTTCCCTGTTGTGACCATCTGTCTAATCTTAATGGCAACGTTAGCTAATTCGGAATAGGTATTATCCGTTTGGACGACCTGAACCGACTTGGGATTAATCGTGCCCTTAAAATTACCTGGTGTAATGTGGTTCTGATAAGCGTTGATCCAGTATTGCTCCAATTTCAAAACGTCAGGATTCATTTGATTTTTATCAGGCTTCCCCGCAATAATCGATCCATCCTGCTTAATCTTCATATCTTTGGCATAATTAGCCAGACGATAATACAAACGCAGCGGTCGGTAAAACAGATCGAACGGTTTTAACTTATTGCCAATGCAGGATTCGTTCATATTTAAATCAATAACGACACCTGCAGAGCGTTTAATCAGAATCTGAACCAGGCGATTTTCCTGAGCCGTAAACTGAGAAAAGCCACTGATGTAGAAATGACATTTATCCAAATCCTTATATTTAGCTAAATAATCACACAACCGATTTAGGACACCGGGTTTACTGATGTACTTATTATTAGTTGCCTTTTCATAAGCTTTATAGATAATCAGGAAGTCGTGCATTTTTTTAATTAGGTCATCATTGTCATCATTTCGCTTAATACTATTAACGGACTGCTTATATAGGGTTGCTAAATCATCAGCAGAAATCTGACTGGTCTGCATCTCGCTAATTTCTTGAGCGATCTTCAGAATAAAGCCCGTCTGATCCTTTTCCTTAGAAAATAACGGTAACTCTTTGGCGTGCTTCTGGACGATTAGATATAGCAACATGTTAACCCCAGAGTCATCGATCTGTTGATGCTGCTGCATCGGAGCCTGATTAAAGAAGAACCAGCCCATTCGGGTTAGGGATAAAATCTGAACGTTGATCTGAGCGTAAGGCTTATTATCATCGTACTTTTTATCATCAGACCGTAAGCGCTCTAAGGTGTTAATTTCAGACTTGAACTTAATATGGTTAGGGACCAAATAGAAATAATAGTTATCCTTATGACCGTTATTAACATCATCTTTATGATCTCGTTCCAACTTACTGATTAACGCTGAGAAATGATCATATCCGGCTCTGCCGACGATAAATTGAAGTGCTGACAATATTAAGCCTTCCTTATATGGTGAATTCTGTGTGAATGTATTTAGTAATATTATAACATGGATAGATATTAATTCGTGTAAAATAAATAGGCCTAATCCCCTTCATATCAGGAGATAGGCCTATTTCTAAATTATTCATTTATATACGATGCTGCTGCTTCATCTTAATTCGAAACGCAACCGTAATCATCAGCATGATTAGATTAGCTAAAGTGTACATAATTTCAGTTTCAACCGTGACGTCACTAGCGCTAAACGCAATTAAGACGACCACGATTGATCCTAAAACCTTGCCAAGTCGTTTGATTTTAGCTTGCCACAACGTCACGACAGCAAAGATGGCCATCAAAACACAGATGACTTTAATAATATTAAAAATCATAGTTACAGATTCTCATCAATCAACGTCATAATACATTCTTTGACGTCGTCATACCGGCAATCTAAGTAATGGCTATGATCTGAAGTATCGGTTTCGAAGCGCTGGTCCTTCGGATTATAGTAAATCTGATAGGTATGAGCTAATTCCTTCAAAATATCACGGTATGAAGGAATCGTCTTTAATACTTTATAGATACTCTCGAAATCGGGAGCCTTAACTAATTCTTTCGCAATTTTAGCTTTTTGGCTTTCTTGCATAATCATTTCTCCTGTTCATTAGATATTAAACGTTATAATTTCCTGACTTAGTGTTCGGTGCTTGATAACCATTGGCATTAGCAAACTGGAACGTGAAGTAACCATCATGGGCTGCATTTGCGATTTCAACGGCCTGATTACTTAATAGGTCATCAACGTCAACACCCTTTTTTAGATCTGGAACTAATTTCTTTTGGTTCGGTTTCTTAGTGTTAGATACATACTTAATGGCGTTGGCAACCGGCTTCTTCAAAGTAATCTTGGCAACGTCCTTCTTAGAGTTATAGCTAATATGACTTACAAATTTACCGTCAGCTTTAGCATAGTAATTCACTAACCTTCGATCAGTATTATGATCAGAAGACTGATTTAACGACGACTGATTATAGACAGGCTGCTGAGGCCGGTTATTCCGTTCGACCTGTTCGGCAACCACGTGTTTAGAGTGATTATCAGCATGCTTGTATAGCAATAAGGTCCCAGCAATCACAACTACAGCAATAATAATCAATGACATTAGTGTCGTTAACGTCCACATCATAAACCGACCTACTGAATGCATTGCGGAATGCTGCTTGGGCTTTAAATGTGAATTATATTTGGGGTTAAAATCTTCACGATGATGTTTTAGAAGCGATTCTTTCGATTTCTTAACGTGTTTCATAATTTTCGATGACCTTTCACAAACGATTTCTAGAAGTACACTTCCTATTATACACGGCATATATAAATCTGATCATCGTTTTTATGATTATTAATTCGTCATCCATTTAAAGATCAACATCCCGAGATGCGTAATTAACACCAGTAGACTAATCCAAAACACGACCATTACCCAAGTCTTAATTGCACGGTATTTGGTGTATTCCTGAATCATCACTAAAGTCATTGCGGCAGCGACAAGAAAACTACACAGGACAATCCCCATCTTGAACACGATCGTTCCGAGGATAATCCCGACCGTCAGCAAAATTAAACTGACCCATTTCATCCATTTTTGGTTATAGCAATTGGAACTCTCAGCAATTAAATACACCAATCCAGCCATTAAGATTAGAACTACGCCACGGGTCCCAAAGTAAGCAATTTCGTAACTCATAAATAACACTCTTTTTAATTAATCTATATTTATTGTAGCAATTATTAGATCATTACGGTGTCTGGTATAATGAAGATATATTTCCAGGTTATCGTTATTTTATAAGGAGAAAATCTTTTATGCTGCTATGGCTACACATTCTATTTGTAATTTTACTGTTGACGTTTTTATACATTGATCTACGCAAACGTGGCGGTTCAAAATTTGCCACGATTATGATTCGGATTCTGTACATTCTATTTATCTTAGATGGCGCCATCCTGTTACCAACGGCAATGGGTCGACACCCAAGATTATCCTTCGTTAAAGTTGGTGCATCCCTCTGCATGATTGGCTTTCTAGAATTCCTGATCGCCAGACGAGCTAAAAATACACTTACGAAACCGATCGTCATTATCTGTATAATCCTACTGCTAATCTTAATCGGTTTAGGCTTACTTACCGCTGGTTTTCGTCCATGGATCCATCTATAATAACAACTAAACTTGATATCTTATTGGGAGGCCTTAATAATGAGTAACCTCTTTGGTGACGCATTACAAAAGATTAGAATTAAAAAGAACCTATCATTAAGCGATGTTTGTGATAAATCTGGACTGAGCTTCGTTCATCTCTTGCGGCTTGAACAGGGCAAAAAGATTCATATCACAACGTCGACAATTGATCGGCTTGCCCTGGGATTAGACGTTCCCATTAGCAAGCTCGTTCAACTCTACGGAAAAAGCCTCCAACAATCTGAGCATACTAAAGCCAAAGGCTTGGATCTTAACCAGGCTCTTCAAGATGGGACTCCACTTAACTGGCACGGAATCCAACTTGATGACGATGCTCGTCACCAACTTCAGCTTTGGTTTGAAGATCGTTATGAAGATTAATTAGCTAACTCTATATCAATAACCTAAAACAAAAGTCCTGATTTCATTAATTTGAAATCAGGACTTTTACTTAATCACAGGAATTAATAGTTATATGAATGAGAATTAATGAATTAAAGTGTTAACTTATTTTAGATGAGTAGAATTCAAGCCTAAGTTACCCCAGAAATCATTATTGCCAGCCTTATAATCAAAGCCAGTAACTCTATGGTTAACCGCAGTCCAGTCAATTCCATAGAATTCAGGAGCGTAAACAGCTATCTTGTTCATGTATTTCTGCCACTTGTGGAAAATCTTGATTCTGTGTTTAAGGTTAAATGACTTCTTGTCATTCATTTCCTTGTATAACTTGGTGTTTTCCTTAGTGTTCAAATGAGATGAGTTACCAGGATCATCTGGAGCGTACATATCAGCTTGAGTAGGTTCAGCTTCGTTTGGCTGAGTACCTAATGTTGATGAAGCGATGTAAACATCCATCACGTGCTGAACGGGCTTCTGTAAGGTTGAGTAGAAGCTGTTCATTTCCATTGGCTTGCCGTTAGCATATTTAACGTCTAAGCCTAACTTGTGCCACTGCTGCATGAAGTAATCATCAGTAGCTTTGGTAATGTCGTTACCCTGCATAGCACCGTAGTGAATAACTAACTTCTTACCGTTTGGTTTAGTAACGTACTTACTGCCATGCTTCTTGGTGTAACCAGCGTCCTTTAGTAACTTCTTGGCCTTAGCCATATTGTATGGGACGCCAGGTGTAGAATTGTAAGAACTGTGGTACTTGTTAAAGGCCGGCGGTACTAATGAATTAGCTCTGTAGGATAAGCCATTACCGAATTTCTTGGCAACTAGATTTAAATTCAAAGCGTATAACATTGCTTTTCTTAAGTTAACGTTACCCATCTTGGAGTGAGTCATCGTACTGTGACCAGATTTGTTACCTTTACCAACCATGAAGCCAAAGTTAGCAATGCTAAAATTCGGTCTGCCAACTTCGCTATAGTCTTTTAACGGTTTAATGTGGGCATAATCAGAAGCAGAGTTGCCGAACGTAAAGTCATACTTCTTGGATTTTAAAGCGGCAACGGTGTTACTGGATGATACAACCTGAATATCGATGTTCTTAATGTGCGGCTTCTTACCGTAATAGTACTTATCAGGGACCCAGTCGGTTGATTCACCATCGATTTGTTTCTTTAACTTATAAGGACCGATAAAGACTGGATGCTTTCTAACCTGCGGACTGGATGGTAATTTAGAAATCGGAATCCCCTTTAGATGTTCGTAAGGTTCAACCCCGTTCCACATGAAGTCATTACTAGCATATTCAATCGCTGGAGTTATCTGATTAAAGTGGAATAAAGCTTTATTACCTTTTTGGCCATCGGGGAACGTAATCCCGGAAATCGTCTTAGCTTTACCGTTATGATAAGCGTTCATCCCTTTAATGTCTGACATATCGGGGCTATATAGCTGTGATTTACTCTTGGGGTTAGCCAAGATTTCGTAAGGAAATTCAATATCCTTAGCGGTAACCTTCTGACCATTGGACCATTTAGCGTTTTTACGAAGCGTTACTAATGCAGTATTCTTTTTCTTATTCAGCTTTAAACTACCTAAGCCATTGTTAATAATTTTATGGTTCTTATTCTGGTTAAATAAAGCACCTTCACCACCTGGTGAGTAGACATCAGCATCTTCTTGGTTATTTTGTAAAGTTGGTAACGTCATCCCAGCAAAGGGAGCATCGTTAATTTCAGCAACGTGTAACGTGCTATCATTACCCGCTTTAGTAGCCGGTTTACTGGCGTTATAAGTTTCCGAAAAGTGAACGTGCTTGCCAACTTTGGCCTGGTTTGAACAAGCGGTTAAGCCCATTAAGGATAACGTCGCGATTCCTAACGTTAACCATTTCTTATGATTGATCATCACAAATACCTCCTGAATATATGTATCTTTTTATAAAAATTCTAGTAAAACAGTATATCCAAGAGGACGAACGAAACGCGGTGCCACCTCATTTTCCAGACTGCTCGCACAGTCTGGCTCATAAAGTCGTTTCAGACTTACTTGATAACGGATTGACCGATCATCCCTACTTATTCGGAATGTAACTCATAGGTTCGAATTAATTTGATGCTCAGCTAGCTCTCATGCTTCTAGCTTTTCTGTGCAGTAATTAAATTAAAATTCCTACTCATAGTCTTGAAATATGCAATTAAAAAAGCCACACGATTTCTTCAAACCGTGTGGCTAATTTATGACTTCAAGGGTAAAATACGAAGAGCAAGATTAAGCTCACACGGTTTGTAGTTGATAACCATGCGAGCTTATAAAGTTCAGCTAGTGAACGTTAATTACCCACATGGACATTTGACGTCGGCAACGTCGCATATCCATGCGTCGATTATTCATATGTAAATAATCATTAATAATTAACATCCTGCAAACTTCTTTCATATGAGATTACATTTACTATAATACTCTATTTTTGCAGGATGTCAACATTAATTTAAGATTTATTAAATGCTTTTATATTTATATAAACATAATGTTTCTATTATTAGATCATAGTTCCAGCAACCAGGAACGCAAAGGCAACTAACGCCATAATGCCAATGAACCAGAGCATCAGATCATTGTAGCGCTTCGACATCTTTTCACCGAAGTAGTACTCGATCCACGATGTCCAAAGTGTAAAGATAATGTAGATTACAACCGGTAGTGAACCGATGTTCCTGACGTTACTAGCAATTGTTTCCCAGCTACTGCTAAAGAGAACCATAACGATCACATCCATCATGACGGTAATCAAGGTGATTACCTTCATGTTGAACGGTGAGATCCGACGGTGCCGGGTGATCATAATTTGATCACCGTTGACCTGAATTCTTGGCTGGTCTTTAGCTGATATTTTTTTAGCTGATTTAATCATCTGAGCTTTATCACAATAGGGACAGAACTTAGCGTTTGATGGGATTTCCTTACCACAATTTTGACAATATTTGTAAGTCATTTTCATCGCCTTCTACCTTAAAAATAAGCCAGTTTACCACTTATTTTATGGACGAATTTCACTACTTCGATGTCGATTTTACCGTGGATTTCTTCTGATGAAAGTTATGAATCAGACCGGTTTCAATCTGTTCTAATGAACGGCCACGGGTTTCCGGAACCCACTTAATGACGAAGTAGATGGATAAGAATGCCATAATGGCATAGATTGCGAACGGACCGCAGATATTGTTGCCGGATAAAGCAATTAAAGTCAGTAAACTCTGCGATACGATGAAGTCACAGATCCAGTTAGTGGCTGAAGCAATCGAGGCACCGACACCACGCATTCGAAACGGCATGATTTCGTTGATCATGACCCAGGCTAACGGACCCCATGACAGGTCGTAGCCGACAATGTAAATCACGATCAGGATCAACGTTGGCACGACGATGGCTGAAATGCTGAATAGGTAATTCATCCCAGCTAACAGCGTTAAGGTCACAGCAACCACGATCGAGCCCATGATCAGGAGTGAATTCCGGTTATAGTCATCGATAATTCGGTAAGCGATGACCGTTGAAATCAGGTTAACGACCCCAACACCAACTGAGATCCAGATTGAACTCGAAGTCGAGAATTTAAAGGCCTTGATGAAAATCTGGGGTAAGAAATACAAAACCGCGTTAATACCGATGAACTGCTGGAAGAACATTAAGCCGACGGCAACTAATAAAGCTGGTAACCCAATCTTAAATAAAGTCCGGCGGTTGCCCTTCTTACGGTGATTAAATTTAATCATCATGCGCAGTTCCGCATCGGGATCTTCACCAGTGTTGGCTCGCAAGGTCCGTAAGACATGACGGGCTAATTCGGGATGTCCTTCTTTGACTAGGTAACGTGGTGATTCAGGTAGGATTAGTGAGCCTAATAATAGCAACAGTGATGGGATCAAAGCGGAACCTAACATCCAACGCCAGCTATGAAGACCAAGCCAGTCAACATTCAGTAACCCAATGTTGGCACAATAAGCTAACAGGAAGCCAAACGCAATCATCAACTGAAACAACGTAACCAGTGAGCCACGATGCTTAGTATCAGCTAGTTCAACTAGGTAAGCCGGAGTCAATGCTGAAGCGGCGCCAACGGCAAAACCTAACAGTAAACGGGCTGATACTAAAGATACAAAGCCCACGGCAAACATTGAACATCCCGAACCGATCAGGAACAGGATCGCGGAAAATTGCAACAATTTCTTACGACCGTACCGGTTAGACAGCGAACCAATGCATACGGCACCGACTGCCGAACCAATCAGCACGGACGATGTTACCAGACTGGTTTTACCGACTGGTAAATGAAAATCCGATTCAATCAATGGTGAGGCTCCGGAAATAATTCCAGTATCAAAACCGAACAATAAGCCACCTAATGATCCAATCAGATATATAAATAATTGACTTAACTTTAAATGATGAGCATTTTGCGCTAACAAAAGTGTCATCCCCCTGACGAGCGTTAATATGCGTAGTGTAATTAACGCTCATAGATAACTCTAAACAATTTCGGTGGATATAAGGTGGCGATAGACACTGATCGGTCTGTTGATTTTAAAATTACGATATAAACACAAAAAGACCCGATCCCAAATTAATGAGATCAGATCTTTCATTTATTAGAAGGTAAATAATAATGTAAGTTAATTTAAGTTAAGGCGAAGTCTACTTTAAATGTGCTGAATCTAAGCCTAAGTTACCCCAGAAGTTATTGTTACTACCTTTATAACTGAAGCCAGTAACTCTGTGGTTAACGGCGGTCCAGTCAATTCCGTAGGATTCTGGCCCATAAATGGCCATCTTGTTCATGTATTTCTGCCACTTGTGGAAGATCTTGATTCTGTATTTCAGGTTGAATGATTTCTTGTCGTTCATTTCCTTGATCAACTTATTGTTTTCCTTAGTGTTCATGTGAGCAGAATTATCTGGATCGTCAGGATCAGACATTACATCTTGGGTTGGTTCAGTACCTAACGAATACGCCGCTTCAAAGACATCCATGGTCTTCTGCTTAGGTTTTTCTAAGGTTGAGTAAAAGCTATTCATTTCCATCGGCTTACCGTCAGCGAATTTAGCGTCCAAACCTAACTTTTGCCACTGTTGTAAGAAGTATTCATCAGTAGCTTTATCGGCATCGTTACCCTGCATACAGCCAAAGTAAATGACTAATTTCTTACCGTTGGGTTTGGTAACGTACTTACTGCCGTTCCGCTTCTTGTAACCAGCGTCCTTTAACAGCTTTTTAGCTTTGGCCATGTTATATGGAAAACCAGGTGTTGAAGAATAGGAATTGTGGTATTTGTGGAATGCCGGTGGCATTAGCGTATTAGCTCTGTAGGATAAGCCATTACCAAATTTCTTAGCAAGCAGATTTAAGTTGATCGAGTATAGCATCGCTCTTCTCAAGTTAACGTTACTCATCTTACTTGGTGTCATGGTACTGTGACCGTTATTACTGCCATGACCAACGACAAAGCCTAAATCGTTAAGATCGTAACCTGGCTGACCAACTTCGCTGTAATCCTTTAACGGCTTAATGTGGGAATAATCAGATGAACCGTTGCCAAAGGTAAAGTCATATTTCTTAGACTTTAATGCAGCAACCGTATTACTGGACGAAACGACCTGAATCGCAATGTGTTTAATGTGTGGCTTCTTGCCCCAGTAATATTTATTAGGTACCCAACTAGTAGCTTCACCCTGAATCTGTTTCTTTAACTTATAAGGCCCGGTGAAGATGGGATCCTTT
This window encodes:
- a CDS encoding DUF1516 family protein, with translation MLLWLHILFVILLLTFLYIDLRKRGGSKFATIMIRILYILFILDGAILLPTAMGRHPRLSFVKVGASLCMIGFLEFLIARRAKNTLTKPIVIICIILLLILIGLGLLTAGFRPWIHL
- a CDS encoding helix-turn-helix domain-containing protein gives rise to the protein MSNLFGDALQKIRIKKNLSLSDVCDKSGLSFVHLLRLEQGKKIHITTSTIDRLALGLDVPISKLVQLYGKSLQQSEHTKAKGLDLNQALQDGTPLNWHGIQLDDDARHQLQLWFEDRYED
- a CDS encoding ABC transporter substrate-binding protein, giving the protein MINHKKWLTLGIATLSLMGLTACSNQAKVGKHVHFSETYNASKPATKAGNDSTLHVAEINDAPFAGMTLPTLQNNQEDADVYSPGGEGALFNQNKNHKIINNGLGSLKLNKKKNTALVTLRKNAKWSNGQKVTAKDIEFPYEILANPKSKSQLYSPDMSDIKGMNAYHNGKAKTISGITFPDGQKGNKALFHFNQITPAIEYASNDFMWNGVEPYEHLKGIPISKLPSSPQVRKHPVFIGPYKLKKQIDGESTDWVPDKYYYGKKPHIKNIDIQVVSSSNTVAALKSKKYDFTFGNSASDYAHIKPLKDYSEVGRPNFSIANFGFMVGKGNKSGHSTMTHSKMGNVNLRKAMLYALNLNLVAKKFGNGLSYRANSLVPPAFNKYHSSYNSTPGVPYNMAKAKKLLKDAGYTKKHGSKYVTKPNGKKLVIHYGAMQGNDITKATDDYFMQQWHKLGLDVKYANGKPMEMNSFYSTLQKPVQHVMDVYIASSTLGTQPNEAEPTQADMYAPDDPGNSSHLNTKENTKLYKEMNDKKSFNLKHRIKIFHKWQKYMNKIAVYAPEFYGIDWTAVNHRVTGFDYKAGNNDFWGNLGLNSTHLK
- a CDS encoding zinc ribbon domain-containing protein, whose amino-acid sequence is MTYKYCQNCGKEIPSNAKFCPYCDKAQMIKSAKKISAKDQPRIQVNGDQIMITRHRRISPFNMKVITLITVMMDVIVMVLFSSSWETIASNVRNIGSLPVVIYIIFTLWTSWIEYYFGEKMSKRYNDLMLWFIGIMALVAFAFLVAGTMI
- a CDS encoding sugar porter family MFS transporter, yielding MLAQNAHHLKLSQLFIYLIGSLGGLLFGFDTGIISGASPLIESDFHLPVGKTSLVTSSVLIGSAVGAVCIGSLSNRYGRKKLLQFSAILFLIGSGCSMFAVGFVSLVSARLLLGFAVGAASALTPAYLVELADTKHRGSLVTLFQLMIAFGFLLAYCANIGLLNVDWLGLHSWRWMLGSALIPSLLLLLGSLILPESPRYLVKEGHPELARHVLRTLRANTGEDPDAELRMMIKFNHRKKGNRRTLFKIGLPALLVAVGLMFFQQFIGINAVLYFLPQIFIKAFKFSTSSSIWISVGVGVVNLISTVIAYRIIDDYNRNSLLIMGSIVVAVTLTLLAGMNYLFSISAIVVPTLILIVIYIVGYDLSWGPLAWVMINEIMPFRMRGVGASIASATNWICDFIVSQSLLTLIALSGNNICGPFAIYAIMAFLSIYFVIKWVPETRGRSLEQIETGLIHNFHQKKSTVKSTSK
- a CDS encoding ABC transporter substrate-binding protein, with translation MIDQKKLLTLGIAAVSLMGLTACSNQQANIGKHVHLSETYNASKAPTKKGDDSTLHVAEINDAPFAGMTLPTLQDNQEDVDVYSPGGEGNLFNTNNNHKIVNGGLANLKLNKKNNTGLITIRKNAKWSNGSPVIAKDVEYPYEILANPKSKSQQFSTDMDDIQGMNAYHKGKASTISGITFPDGTKGKKTLIHFTHLSPALEYNGNDFMWNAVEPYEHLKDIPISKLPSSKQVRKDPIFTGPYKLKKQIQGEATSWVPNKYYWGKKPHIKHIAIQVVSSSNTVAALKSKKYDFTFGNGSSDYSHIKPLKDYSEVGQPGYDLNDLGFVVGHGSNNGHSTMTPSKMSNVNLRRAMLYSINLNLLAKKFGNGLSYRANTLMPPAFHKYHNSYSSTPGFPYNMAKAKKLLKDAGYKKRNGSKYVTKPNGKKLVIYFGCMQGNDADKATDEYFLQQWQKLGLDAKFADGKPMEMNSFYSTLEKPKQKTMDVFEAAYSLGTEPTQDVMSDPDDPDNSAHMNTKENNKLIKEMNDKKSFNLKYRIKIFHKWQKYMNKMAIYGPESYGIDWTAVNHRVTGFSYKGSNNNFWGNLGLDSAHLK